One region of Ammospiza caudacuta isolate bAmmCau1 chromosome 22, bAmmCau1.pri, whole genome shotgun sequence genomic DNA includes:
- the LOC131567322 gene encoding guanylin-like — MKSFLSWTVLAALVLVHISQAVYVQDGDFKFPLESVKKLKELMEGSKHINPRMMVPMASYSPCQDKHLPEEFRPVCKREDAPMIFRRLSLAAEDDLCEICANAACAGCF; from the exons ATGAAAAGCTTTCTTTCCTGGACAGTCCTGGCCGCCCTTGTCCTGGTGCACATCTCCCAGGCAGTCTATGTTCAG GATGGAGACTTTAAATTCCCCCTGGAGTCTGTGAAGAAGCTGAAGGAGCTCATGGAGGGCAGCAAACACATCAACCCTCGCATGATGGTGCCCATGGCCAGCTACTCCCCATGCCAGGACAAACACCTCCCTGAGGAGTTCAGGCCTGTGTGCAAGAGGGAGGATGCACCCATGATTTTCAGGAGGCTGA GCCTGGCTGCTGAGGATGACCTGTGTGAGATCTGTGCCAAcgctgcctgtgctggctgcttCTGA